The Dyadobacter sp. 676 DNA window TGAATAGCGGAATTGTGAATCCTGCAAATATAGCCTAACTTTTTTCGGGACGATGCGGCTTCTTATTATTTTGAAATGTAGAGGTTGCGGATCTTGTCGGTAAGCAGGCGGTAGATTTCCGTGTAATCCTCGTTTGTTTCCTGCAAATATTCGAGATGCCGCGCCGTGGTTTTCCAGTCGCCGCGACGTGCGGGGCCGGTTTGGCCGATCGACGGGTCGTCGGAAGCCAGGGCTTTGTAAATCGTTGTCTGGATGAGTGGTTTCAGCAGGTCGAAACTGAGTTGCTCGCGTTCGAGCAGGTCGTGGGAGATTGTGAGCATGTAATTGGTAAAATTGCTTGCAAATACCGCAGCCACGTGCAAAATGAAGCGCTCGTCGGAATCCATTCGCGTCACATTACCGCTCACGCTCGATGCGAGCTGCATGAGTTTGCCTTCGATCAGCTCATTACGCGACTCGATGCAGAACGGCAACTCGCTGTAATCCATTTCGACGCCTTTCGTGAACGTTTGCAAGGGATAGAAAACGCCCGTGTGGACATATACGTCGCTGTAAATCTCCACAAGTTTCTGAAATTCAGCGAGCGACCGCGTGCCCGACGTGTGCACGAGGATCACGCCTTCGGGCAGCACAACCCGTTCGATAATGCTCTCGATGGCGTCGTCCGTGACGGCGATCACGATCACTTCGGCTTCGCTTTCCGAAAAATTGAGGTCGGGCTGGATGTTGGTATCGTACAACGACGAAGCCAGTTGGCGCGCTTTCTGCGTGTCGCGGCTGTATACCTCGCAGATCCAATGCCCCGCGTCCTCGAACGCCTGCGCCAGATGCCAGGCAACGTTACCAGCGCCAATGAAGGAGATTTTCATGTCAAATGATTGAAATCTTCAACAAGATATTCGGAGAAAGGCAACTTCCCAAATCAATGCACCACCGGCGCCACTTGCTCCGGTGTGGTGATGCCGCCCGGAAGCTCCATAATCCGCATATTCCGGAAGTGGATCTCGGCGCCTTCCGCTTCGAGGCAGATGTAGCCTTTCTTACGCTCGGAGGCGCGGAGGCCGTTGACGAATTTGCCATTGACCGAGAGTTTTACGGTGCCGTCCACCGCCACGACTACATATTTGTTCCATTCACCCTTGCCTTTGCAGCGCTTTTCGAGCGATTTGCTGCGGATACCACGCGGATTGTCGGGTATCGCGGTCATGCCCATGGTAGGGAAGAGCTCGCCGTGTACGTAGTCGTCGGTGGCGTTGTGCTGGCGGGCATAGTCGAGTTCGAGCATTTGTACTTCGATGGCTTTCGTGAGCGGGTCGTGTTCCTGAGGAGTGCCTTCGCTCCATATAAAGATGCCCGAATTGCCGCCGGCTTCCATATGTTTCCATTCCACTTCCAGGACGAAGTTTTCATACTGGCGGTCGGAGCGCATGACGCCTATCGGCTTGCCCGAGCAGATCAAGGTTCCGTTTTTGACCTTCCAGGTTTCTTTGGAGGTATTTACATCCACCCAGCCATCCAGATTTTTGCCATTGAACAGCGGGACGAATGCCAGTTGGCCATTACCCTGGGCTAAAAGCCGGTCGACCGGCAGAACGAGGAGGAACAATATTGCCAGTTGTGGCAACCTGTGGCTTAATTTCTTGCGGGTATCAGCTATTATTGTAGAAAAGACTGCATCCATTGTATCTGCTGATTAAAAAACATCATCTAAACTGCTGGTTCATCTCATGAGAATTTTAAAAGTACTGGTTGTTATTTTATTACTGAATGCCCCCTTCACACACGCGCAGTACACGTCACCTATCGCAGCAGGTGTGGACGTAGGTTCGGGTTTCGGAAGTAATTCATGGAGCCCGTCGTTGATGTATCACGAAGAAATAGGCCCGCAGCGGCTTCCCTGGCTGCGATTTGGCCTCGGTTTCCGAACGTGGGGCTATTATGCCGGCCGTACCAATCTGCATACCCGGCGGGTCGGAGGAATCGAGGACTATCTCGAATACCGGGATGTTTCACTCAACGGTATCAGCTTTCTGGCGGGGGTTAATCTTACGTTCTGGAAACTGGATATCGGCGTCGACACGGATTTACTCGCGCTGACCTACGGCACGAACAGGCATGGATATTATGAAAAGGAAGTACCGACGGGCGGCACCGGTGCGCCGTATTACAACCAGTGGCTTGCTTCCAAACCTACCTTATTCAATGCGTTGCCGCTCGCATTGCGCAGGAACAGCGGACAATCCGAAGCATTCGTGCGTTTCCTCGCCACCCGGACCCTCGGGGTCAAGCTCGGTTACACCTATGGGCGGGTTACGTACACAACAAGGAAGGTCGACGATTTGAGTGTTTACCTCGACAACAAGCAGCGGCATGTATCCAAAGTTTACGGCATTCCCTATATCGCATTGTCGTTCGCGCTGAGGAATCGATAAATGAATTTCTCAACATACTTGTAATTCAATTTGTTAAACTCTATATTTGCACTCCCATTTTGCGATGGACTGTCTTGTTACAGTGTAAATAATTGAAAATCAATTTAATTTTTTGTTAATCGTGGATACGTTAAGCTACAAAACCATCTCGGCGAACAAAAACACAGTGAACAAGGAGTGGGTTGTTGTGGATGCTGAAAATGCAATTCTTGGTCGTCTGGCCAGTGAAGTTGCGAAAATCATCAGAGGCAAACACAAGCCAGGATACACTCCGCATGTTGATTGTGGTGATAACGTAATTGTTATCAACGCCGATAAGATCAAGTTGACAGGTAAGAAGATGTCGGACAAAATTTACGTTCGTCACACTGGTTACCCGGGAGGTCAACGTTTTCAAACTCCCCGCGAGTTGCTCGAAAAACACCCTGAGCGTGTGATCGAGAAAGCCGTAAAAGGCATGCTTCCAAAGAACCGTTTGGGACGTCGTTTATTTACAAACCTGTTTGTTTACGCTGCCGCAGAACACCCGCACAGCGCACAGCAACCAAAGCAAATCCAATTGTAATTCATGGAAGTGATCAACACAATAGGTAGAAGAAAAACAGCCGTTGCGCGTATTTACCTTACACCTGGTAAAGGCGACATTAAAGTAAACGGTCGTGATTACAAAGAATATTTCCCATTTGAAGTACACCAGATCGTGTTGCAACAGCCGTTCGCAACAATCTCAGGTGGAAATGGTTACGATATCAAAGTAAACGTTAGAGGTGGTGGAATCTCAGGCCAGGCGGAGGCTATCCGTATGGCGGTTTCACGTGCACTGGTTCAATACAATGCAGAATTCCGCGGCGCATTGAAAAAAGAAGGATTCCTTACCCGCGACCCACGTATGGTTGAGCGTAAGAAATACGGACGCGCCAAGGCCCGCAGAAGATTCCAGTTCTCGAAACGTTAATAAGTGGTCAGATGTGGTCATTTATAGTCAAGAATGGTCATGTGTTGTTTTCTGCTTTATTAAAACAATACCTGACTAAATATGACAATCTCTGACAATACCTGACTAAAAATTGTCCAGACGTCGCTTATCGTGCCCGATGCTTCGTGCTGCGTAACAAGTCTAAAATATTTTAAAATCAAATTTGGCAATGGCACAAATAGAATATAAAGAACTATTGGATGCAGGTGTCCACTTTGGTCACCTTACCCGCAAGTGGGATCCACGGATGGCTCCGTATATCTTCATGGAGAAGAACGGGATCCACATCATTGACCTGAACAAAACACTGAGCTGCCTCAACGAAGCGGAAGCTGCGTTGAAACAGATCGTTCGTTCAGGACGTAAGATCATGTTTGTAGCTACTAAAAAACAAGCGCAGGAAATCGTAACGGAAGAGGCGAAACGCCTTAAAATGCCTTACGTGACCGACCGCTGGTTGGGTGGTATGCTCACAAACTTTGGCACGATTCGCAAGTCTTTGAAAAAAATGCAGACTCTCGAGAAGATGCTGAAAGACGAAGCCACGGTTAACAATATTGCGAAGAGAGAACGCCTGATGCTTACCCGTGAAAAGGAAAAACTGGAAAGAGTACTTGGTGGTGTAGCGGACCTTACTCGCCTTCCAGCGGCACTTTTCATCGTTGATGTAAAACGCGAGCACATTGCGGTTGCAGAAGCAAAGAGATTGAATATCCCTATTTTTGCCATCTGCGATACCAACTCGAACCCTGAACTGGTCGACTTCCCGATCCCGTCGAACGACGATGCTTACAAAGCGATTTCGTTGATCACCCTGGCGATCGGTAAGGCTATCGAAGAAGGTTTGATGGAACGCAAACAAGATAAGGACGATCAGCGCCTGGTAGAAGAAGAAGAGGCAAAACGCGCAGCCGACAAAGGCGAGGAGGCAGCCCCTCGTGCCGAGGTCGCTGACGAAGTAGAGGTTGCTGAAAGTGACGAAGAGTAAAAAGGGCAATATGGCGTAATTTTCGATGATTCGCCATACTTGACATACGGTAGCCCATAGCCTCTTGCTATGGGCTATATTTTTTTAACATTAAAATATAATTTTTATCACGATCATGGCAATTACCGCACAAGATGTAAACAAACTCCGCCAGATGACCGGCGCGGGCATGATGGATTGTAAAAAAGCCCTGCAGGAAGCAGATGGCGATTTCGACAAAGCCGTTGATATTCTCCGTAAACAAGGACAAAAAGTTGCCGCAAAACGTGCCGACAACGCCGTATCGGAAGGAACTGTGCTGATCAACATCAGCGCTGACGGTACCAACGGTAAACTCGTTGCGCTTGCTTGCGAAACGGAGCCCGTTTCAAACGTGGAAGATTTCAAGACGCTTGCTCAGAGCATTCTCGACAAAGCGGTTGCAGATAATATCTCCGACAAAGAGGCGTTGCTTTCGGCAGTTCTGGCTGACGGCCGTCCGGTAAGCGAGCACATGGTGGAACTCACCGGCAAGCTCGGCGAGAAACTCGAAATCGTCGGTTATGAGAATATCACAGCCGATAAGGTGGTTCCTTACATTCACTCGAACGGTAAACTGGGTGTGCTGGTAGCATTCACCGGCGTAAACGGTGCGGATGTGACCGAACTGGGCAAAGACGTAGCGATGCAGATCGCGGCTATGAAGCCGGTTGCCGTCGATAAAGACGGTGTCGACGCTGCTACTGTCGAGCGCGAAATCGAAGTGGGTAAAGAGCAGGCCCGCGCGGAAGGTAAGCCAGAAGCTATGCTGGAAAAAATCGCTCAGGGTAAATTGCAGAAATTCTACAAGGAATTTACGCTGCTGAACCAGGAGTTCGTTAAGGATTCTTCGTTGACTATCCGTCAGCTGCTCGAGAAAACCGGCAAGGAATTGACTGTTTCCACATTCAAACGTGTAGCGATCGGCGGTTAAGCCAATCTGTAACAAAATATATTGACAACGCTTGGTATCTATTTGTATACCAGGCGTTGTTTTTTCATATTTACGGAAAGTTAAATGCAATTTTATTTTTTCGCACACTATCGGCGCATTTCATCAGGCAGAATGGTTGGAACAGGGAACGCTTCGTACCCGGATCATAATTCGACAGACGAAGAATTAGTTAAACTTTTCATTGAATCAAAGGACAATCGTCATTTTGAAAAGCTTTACGAGCGCTATGCCGTCAAGGTCTATCAACGCTGTGTAACGCTGACCGGGGATGCGGCCCGCGCCGAGGACATTACGCACGATGTCTTCCTGAAACTGATCAATAAGATGAGCACGTTTAAGACCGGCGCTAAATTCTCCACCTGGCTTTTTACCATCACCCATAACCATTGTATGGATCTGGCGCGCGTGAGCAAGCGCAGGGTTATCCTCGTGCACGACGAAAGCCCGGAGTTCGAAGAATGCGAGGAAAGCGGCCTGGGCCGTGTCCTCGACGAGCACGTGACGCCCGCAATGTTGAAGGAGGCGCTGGATCAGCTGGAATTGGAAGATAAGGCGATGATTTATCTGAAATATCTTGACAACCGTAGCATCCGCGACATTGCGCGGATCTTCCGGACGTCGGAAAGTGCCGCGAAGATGCGGTTGTTGCGCAGCCGCAGAAAGCTCCGCCAGTGGTATCGAAAGTTATCGGGAGAAGACGATTTTTTTTAAAAGTTCGAAAATTGCTTTACTTTACCCGCACACCTCCTCATTCGCTGATTTGAAAAAATAGGAAATCAATGAGTATGGTCCACTAAACACATTTACAATGAACCAAAAACATCAACGTACATCCTTTATTGCTCTTTCTCTACTCGCACTTCTGACATTCCCGGCTTTCGCACAAAACAAGGTTGATCTTTCCAATACGATCAACGCCGGCCGGTTGAAAACCGCTAACGACACCGCCTGGCGCAAAATCGAATTCGGCGCTAACCTGAACCAGGGCTCTTTCAGCTCCAACTGGACGGGCGGTGGTGTGAATTCAATTGCACTGGGGCTTTTCCTGAATGCATTGAGTGAAAAAAAAGTGGGCAAAAACTCATGGCGGAACGATTTCCAGGGCCAGTACGGTATCGTCCGGAACAAAGGCCAGCAAAGCCGCAAGAACGTCGACCGGATTTTCTTCGACACCAAATATAATCGCGAGCTAACGGCGAAATGGAGTCTTTTCGCCAATGTCAACTTCCTGTCGCAGTTTGGCAACGGCTACGAATATTCGTCGAACCCGGATTCCATTAATGTGAAAAAGAAAGTGTCGGGAATATTCTCGCCCGCCTACCTGACGGAAGCGATCGGTATCGAATACCGCCCCGTTCCTTATTTCTTTGTGGACCTCGCGCCGGGTGCGTTGCGGCAAACTATCGTTGTCGATAAAGATCTGTATGTAAATACGCCGGAGCAGAAGAATTACGGGGTGCCCATCGGCAAGCGTGTGCGTACCGAGGCGGCTTTGATCCAGCTTGTGGCGAACTTCGATAAGGACATCGCCAAGGATGTCAACCTGAAATTCCGTTACTTGATGTTTTCCAGCTTCAAGCATCCTTTGAATATAGACAACCGTCTCGACGCCCAGCTTACGGCGAAGATCAACAAATATGTCAACGTGAACCTGGGAGCCATTATGGTGTATGACGAGGACCAGAGCGACAAAATCCAGTTTGCCCAGGCCCTCAGCATCGGATTTTTGTTTGCTTTTTAATCTGTTCAACTAACCTCAACTTGTTATGCTCAAGGAATTCAAAACGTTTATTGCACAAGGGAATGTGCTCGACCTTGCTGTCGGTGTGGTGATCGGTGCCGCATTCGGTAAAATCACTACCTCATTGGTGGAAGACATCATCAACCCGGTCCTGGGTCTCATTCTCGGTGGAGTGGATTTTACACAGCTTAAAGTTGTGCTGAAAGAAGCTGTCGGTGAAACCCCGGAGGTAGCGATCCGATACGGAAACTTTATCCAGGTCCTCATTCAATTCCTGCTCATCGCCTGGGTGATATTCCTGATCGTAAAAGCGGCCAACCGATTGAAATTATCCGAATCGCTGAAGAAAGAGTAGAACTACTTTAAGGTTTGCAAATAACAAGAGAGAGGCATATTACATGTGCCTCTTTTTTTATCCATGTTATTGGGAGGGCATTAAAAGAAGTTTTCGGCAAAAGATTTACCTTCGTGGTTAAGGCAGATTGTTCAACGTTTTAAATCGATTCTTGTGCAAAAAAAGGTGACTATTCTGGGTGGGGGAGAGAGCGGCACAGGTGCTGCTATTCTTGCGAAATCCAAAGGTTTTGAAGTTTTTTTATCGGATAAGGGCCAGTTGCATCAGAAGTACATCGATATTCTGAAGAGTGAAAACATTCCATTTGAACAGGGACGGCATTCGGAGGAGCGCATCCTCGAAAGCGACCTTGTCGTAAAAAGCCCCGGTATCCCCGACAAAGTATCTCTGATCGTCGCATTGAAGGAAAAGGGTACCCCGGTTATTTCCGAGATCGAATTTGCCTCCCGTTATACCGATGCAAAATTGATCGCCATTACCGGCAGCAACGGCAAAACGACCACCACGTTACTGACTTACCATTTGCTTAAAAACGCAGGCCTGAATGTGGGCTTGGCCGGCAATATCGGCGACAGTTTCGCCTGGGCGGCGGCTGAAAAGCAATATGATTATTATGTATTGGAAATCAGCAGTTTCCAGCTCGATAATATCGTTGATTTCCATCCATATATTTCGGTTCTCCTGAATATCACTCCCGATCACCTGGATCGTTATGGGTATGATTTTCAGAATTATGTCGATTCCAAGTTTAATATTATCCGGAATCAGACAGCCGACGATTATTTCATTTATTATAAAGAAAGCGAAGTGATTAGCAGGGAGTTGGAAAAGAGAAGGCCGGAAGTTGGCCGGGTCGAAGTTTCGCTGGAAACGCCGCTGGCATCCGGGTCGTATCTCGAAAACGGAAAGCTGATTTCGAATATCAATGGAAACACATTCGAACAAGCATTCGGCGAACTGCCGATTAAAGGCCCGCACAATGCGATCAACGCGTTGACGGCGATATCGGTGGCGCAACTGCTGGACATTCGTGCGGAGAAAATCAGCGAAGGCCTGAGGTCGTTTACCAATGCGCCGCACCGTCTCGAACAGGTAGAGGTGATCGGCGGCGTGACATATATCAACGACTCGAAAGCGACTAACGTGGATTCGGTTTTCTACGCACTGGGAAGCTTCGACCAGCCGGTGATCCTTATTGCGGGAGGTGTTGATAAGGGAAATGATTATTCACAGATCGAAAACCTGGTCAGGGATAAAGTGAAGGGGCTTATTATATTGGGTAAAGACCCCGAGAAGCTTCAAAACTACTTTTCAGGTAAAGTCCCGCAGATATACGCGACCGAGGATGTCCGGGATGCCGTGAACAAAGGACGGGAATGGGGCGTTCCCGGGGATATCGTCCTGCTTTCGCCCGCCTGCGCGAGTTTTGACCTGTTCAAAAACTACGAGGACCGGGGCGATCAATTCAAAGCTGCCGTCAGAGACCTTGTTCGATAACAACATCTGACAACTATTGACTATACCTGACAACAATTTCATTAGCCGCCAAACGATATGGATTTCCTGAATAGATTAAGGGAAGATACCCAGGCGTGGTTTAGCAAAAACCTGAAAGGCGACCCCTGGATCTGGGGCATATGCATTATCATGCTGATGTGGAGCATCGTGGTCGTGTATAGCGCTTCCGTAAAGGACGCGTACAGCCAGATGGACGGTAATACCGAATATTATCTTTACAAACACGCATTGCTTTGTGTGCTGTCGCTCATGGTGATGTATTTCGTACACCGCGTGCCGTACATCAAGTTTGTTTACGTGACGCGCCTGGCCGTGTGGAGCTCGATTCTGCTTTTGATATTCACCATGTTTTTCGGGACATCGGTGAACGATGCGGCCCGCTGGATCGAAATTCCGGTAATCGGGCAACGTTTCCAGCCCTCGGAATGGGCCAAGGTAGCATTGGTGTCGCATTTGTCGCTGATATTGGCGCGGCACATCAAAGGCGGCTGGAATACCCGCGAGCTTTTCATGGAACCACTCGCGCTCGTAGGCGTTGTGTGCGGGTTAATTTTCGTGAGTAACGTATCGACGGCCGTCATGCTGGCAGGCATTTGCTTTTTGCTGATGTTCGTAGGCAAAGTGCCGTTGCATTACCTCGCATTTACGGCTCTTGGCCTGGTATTTTTCGCAACCATCGCGATCCTGCTCAATTCGACACAACGTTCGGGCACGGCCCAAAGCAGGATTTCTACGTTTTTTGACAAGGATGTGGTGGTTTATCAGTCACAACAATCTTACATGGCCATGGCCCGCGGCGGGCTTTACGGGGAAGGTGTTTCCAAAAGCCGCCAGCGCCGCTTTTTGCCCGAGCCGCAGAAGGACTTCATTTTCGCCGTGGCAGTGGAGGAATATGGCACATTGGGCGGCACTACATTGATTATCCTTTATCTGATCCTTTTATACCGCGGCCTCAAAGCAATCGAGGCGACCAAGCGGCCGTTCGGCGGGTTGCTGTCGGCCGGGCTCACATTCATTGTGGTCAGTCAGGCATTTTCGGCGATGGCCGTTACTGTCGGGCTTGTGCCGGTTACTGGGCAGACGTTGCCGTTCTTCAGCCAGGGTGGAACGTCGCTGCTTTTTACGGGTATTGCGATGGGAATGATCCTGAGCGTGAGCCGGGGTGAGATCGTGGAGGAAAAACGCATTTAGACATGGCAAAGAGAGTAATTATAAGCGGAGGCGGTACAGGAGGGCACATTTACCCGGCGATAGCCATTGCCAATGCATTGCAGCACCGGGAGCCCGCTACCGAGATATTATTCGTGGGTGCGTTGGGTAAAATGGAAATGGAAAAAGTACCGCGCGCCGGTTATAAGATCGTAGGCCTGCCTATTGCCGGCATCAAGAGGAGCCTTTCCCTTGAAAACCTTGCGTTGCCGTTCAAAATGTTGCGCAGCCTGATGAAGGCGAAGGAGGTCATCAGGGAATTCAAGCCCGACGTTGCTGTGGGAGTGGGGGGCTTTGCCAGCGGACCGTTGCTGATGATGGCGTCCATGGCCGGCATTCCTACATTAATTCAGGAGCAGAATTCCTACGCAGGCATTACGAATAAAATCCTCGCCAAAAGGGCTGCCAGAATATGTGTGGCTTACCCGGGAATGGAAGCATTTTTCCCGAAAGAGAAAATTACATTACTGGGCAATCCAGTACGGAGCGACATCACTTATGTGCATTTAAAGCGGAGCGCAGGGCTGGAACATTTTGAGCTGAACGAGGGCTTGAAAACGCTTTTCGTCATGGGTGGAAGCCTGGGCGCGCGCTCGATCAACGAAAGCATTACCGAAGGCCTCGGCCGGTTGGTAGACGCGGGTCATCAGGTACTTTGGCAAACAGGCAAAAACGATATTGACAAAGCCAAAGCAGTCATCGAAAAGCTCGGTACCGACCGGGTGAAGGCGTTCGACTTTATCTATACCATGGACCTCGCCTACGCGGTGGCGGATGTGGTCGTATCACGTGCGGGCGCATTGTCAGTTTCGGAGTTGTGCCTGGCCGCCAAGCCGGCCATTCTCGTGCCATTTCCGTATGCTTCGGAAGATCATCAGACAAAGAATGCGATGAACCTGGTCGACGGTGACGCGGCCATCCTCGTCAAAGACCCGGAAGCGCGTGAGAAGCTGGTAGACCAGGCATTGGCCTTGCTCGACGATGTGGCGCGTCAGCGTGAGTTACAAATGAATATCAACAAACTGGCAAGGCCCGGCGCGGCGGACGACATTGCCGCGGAAGTTTTAAAATTGATACAGTAACCCCAAGATTCAAATATGATGTCATCCTCTGTGACGAACTGGAAATATATCTATTTTGTAGGAATAGGCGGGATCGGAATGAGTGCGCTCGCACGATGGTTCAAGGCCAATGGATTTGAAGTTGCGGGTTATGACAAAACCATGACGCCGCTCGTAGGCAA harbors:
- a CDS encoding Rossmann-like and DUF2520 domain-containing protein, giving the protein MKISFIGAGNVAWHLAQAFEDAGHWICEVYSRDTQKARQLASSLYDTNIQPDLNFSESEAEVIVIAVTDDAIESIIERVVLPEGVILVHTSGTRSLAEFQKLVEIYSDVYVHTGVFYPLQTFTKGVEMDYSELPFCIESRNELIEGKLMQLASSVSGNVTRMDSDERFILHVAAVFASNFTNYMLTISHDLLEREQLSFDLLKPLIQTTIYKALASDDPSIGQTGPARRGDWKTTARHLEYLQETNEDYTEIYRLLTDKIRNLYISK
- a CDS encoding DUF1080 domain-containing protein produces the protein MPQLAILFLLVLPVDRLLAQGNGQLAFVPLFNGKNLDGWVDVNTSKETWKVKNGTLICSGKPIGVMRSDRQYENFVLEVEWKHMEAGGNSGIFIWSEGTPQEHDPLTKAIEVQMLELDYARQHNATDDYVHGELFPTMGMTAIPDNPRGIRSKSLEKRCKGKGEWNKYVVVAVDGTVKLSVNGKFVNGLRASERKKGYICLEAEGAEIHFRNMRIMELPGGITTPEQVAPVVH
- the rplM gene encoding 50S ribosomal protein L13, with protein sequence MDTLSYKTISANKNTVNKEWVVVDAENAILGRLASEVAKIIRGKHKPGYTPHVDCGDNVIVINADKIKLTGKKMSDKIYVRHTGYPGGQRFQTPRELLEKHPERVIEKAVKGMLPKNRLGRRLFTNLFVYAAAEHPHSAQQPKQIQL
- the rpsI gene encoding 30S ribosomal protein S9 — translated: MEVINTIGRRKTAVARIYLTPGKGDIKVNGRDYKEYFPFEVHQIVLQQPFATISGGNGYDIKVNVRGGGISGQAEAIRMAVSRALVQYNAEFRGALKKEGFLTRDPRMVERKKYGRAKARRRFQFSKR
- the rpsB gene encoding 30S ribosomal protein S2 — translated: MAQIEYKELLDAGVHFGHLTRKWDPRMAPYIFMEKNGIHIIDLNKTLSCLNEAEAALKQIVRSGRKIMFVATKKQAQEIVTEEAKRLKMPYVTDRWLGGMLTNFGTIRKSLKKMQTLEKMLKDEATVNNIAKRERLMLTREKEKLERVLGGVADLTRLPAALFIVDVKREHIAVAEAKRLNIPIFAICDTNSNPELVDFPIPSNDDAYKAISLITLAIGKAIEEGLMERKQDKDDQRLVEEEEAKRAADKGEEAAPRAEVADEVEVAESDEE
- the tsf gene encoding translation elongation factor Ts; the protein is MAITAQDVNKLRQMTGAGMMDCKKALQEADGDFDKAVDILRKQGQKVAAKRADNAVSEGTVLINISADGTNGKLVALACETEPVSNVEDFKTLAQSILDKAVADNISDKEALLSAVLADGRPVSEHMVELTGKLGEKLEIVGYENITADKVVPYIHSNGKLGVLVAFTGVNGADVTELGKDVAMQIAAMKPVAVDKDGVDAATVEREIEVGKEQARAEGKPEAMLEKIAQGKLQKFYKEFTLLNQEFVKDSSLTIRQLLEKTGKELTVSTFKRVAIGG
- a CDS encoding RNA polymerase sigma factor, translating into MVGTGNASYPDHNSTDEELVKLFIESKDNRHFEKLYERYAVKVYQRCVTLTGDAARAEDITHDVFLKLINKMSTFKTGAKFSTWLFTITHNHCMDLARVSKRRVILVHDESPEFEECEESGLGRVLDEHVTPAMLKEALDQLELEDKAMIYLKYLDNRSIRDIARIFRTSESAAKMRLLRSRRKLRQWYRKLSGEDDFF
- a CDS encoding DUF3078 domain-containing protein, which translates into the protein MNQKHQRTSFIALSLLALLTFPAFAQNKVDLSNTINAGRLKTANDTAWRKIEFGANLNQGSFSSNWTGGGVNSIALGLFLNALSEKKVGKNSWRNDFQGQYGIVRNKGQQSRKNVDRIFFDTKYNRELTAKWSLFANVNFLSQFGNGYEYSSNPDSINVKKKVSGIFSPAYLTEAIGIEYRPVPYFFVDLAPGALRQTIVVDKDLYVNTPEQKNYGVPIGKRVRTEAALIQLVANFDKDIAKDVNLKFRYLMFSSFKHPLNIDNRLDAQLTAKINKYVNVNLGAIMVYDEDQSDKIQFAQALSIGFLFAF
- the mscL gene encoding large-conductance mechanosensitive channel protein MscL, which produces MLKEFKTFIAQGNVLDLAVGVVIGAAFGKITTSLVEDIINPVLGLILGGVDFTQLKVVLKEAVGETPEVAIRYGNFIQVLIQFLLIAWVIFLIVKAANRLKLSESLKKE
- the murD gene encoding UDP-N-acetylmuramoyl-L-alanine--D-glutamate ligase produces the protein MQKKVTILGGGESGTGAAILAKSKGFEVFLSDKGQLHQKYIDILKSENIPFEQGRHSEERILESDLVVKSPGIPDKVSLIVALKEKGTPVISEIEFASRYTDAKLIAITGSNGKTTTTLLTYHLLKNAGLNVGLAGNIGDSFAWAAAEKQYDYYVLEISSFQLDNIVDFHPYISVLLNITPDHLDRYGYDFQNYVDSKFNIIRNQTADDYFIYYKESEVISRELEKRRPEVGRVEVSLETPLASGSYLENGKLISNINGNTFEQAFGELPIKGPHNAINALTAISVAQLLDIRAEKISEGLRSFTNAPHRLEQVEVIGGVTYINDSKATNVDSVFYALGSFDQPVILIAGGVDKGNDYSQIENLVRDKVKGLIILGKDPEKLQNYFSGKVPQIYATEDVRDAVNKGREWGVPGDIVLLSPACASFDLFKNYEDRGDQFKAAVRDLVR
- a CDS encoding FtsW/RodA/SpoVE family cell cycle protein, with the translated sequence MDFLNRLREDTQAWFSKNLKGDPWIWGICIIMLMWSIVVVYSASVKDAYSQMDGNTEYYLYKHALLCVLSLMVMYFVHRVPYIKFVYVTRLAVWSSILLLIFTMFFGTSVNDAARWIEIPVIGQRFQPSEWAKVALVSHLSLILARHIKGGWNTRELFMEPLALVGVVCGLIFVSNVSTAVMLAGICFLLMFVGKVPLHYLAFTALGLVFFATIAILLNSTQRSGTAQSRISTFFDKDVVVYQSQQSYMAMARGGLYGEGVSKSRQRRFLPEPQKDFIFAVAVEEYGTLGGTTLIILYLILLYRGLKAIEATKRPFGGLLSAGLTFIVVSQAFSAMAVTVGLVPVTGQTLPFFSQGGTSLLFTGIAMGMILSVSRGEIVEEKRI
- the murG gene encoding undecaprenyldiphospho-muramoylpentapeptide beta-N-acetylglucosaminyltransferase; the protein is MAKRVIISGGGTGGHIYPAIAIANALQHREPATEILFVGALGKMEMEKVPRAGYKIVGLPIAGIKRSLSLENLALPFKMLRSLMKAKEVIREFKPDVAVGVGGFASGPLLMMASMAGIPTLIQEQNSYAGITNKILAKRAARICVAYPGMEAFFPKEKITLLGNPVRSDITYVHLKRSAGLEHFELNEGLKTLFVMGGSLGARSINESITEGLGRLVDAGHQVLWQTGKNDIDKAKAVIEKLGTDRVKAFDFIYTMDLAYAVADVVVSRAGALSVSELCLAAKPAILVPFPYASEDHQTKNAMNLVDGDAAILVKDPEAREKLVDQALALLDDVARQRELQMNINKLARPGAADDIAAEVLKLIQ